One genomic segment of Candidatus Fukatsuia endosymbiont of Tuberolachnus salignus includes these proteins:
- a CDS encoding IS630 transposase-related protein — protein sequence MAIKKQEKLTYAETATRFCVGIASLMRWAKRIDPCLTRDKPATKINRAALLLDVETYPEASQYERAQRMGVSARGIGDALKRAGFSYKKNILSSQNRRPSSKRFSD from the coding sequence ATGCCGAAACGGCGACACGTTTTTGTGTGGGGATAGCGAGCCTAATGCGCTGGGCTAAACGTATCGACCCTTGCCTAACGCGTGATAAACCGGCGACCAAAATAAATCGCGCCGCGTTGCTCCTTGATGTGGAAACCTATCCTGAGGCGTCTCAATACGAACGCGCTCAACGTATGGGGGTCAGTGCTCGAGGGATAGGCGATGCGTTAAAACGGGCTGGGTTTAGCTATAAAAAAAACATTTTATCATCCCAAAATCGACGTCCAAGCTCGAAAAGATTTTCAGACTAA